GAGCCGCAGCGACGGCCGGGTGGACGATCGCCTCCAGCCGGGCGAGCGCGGCATCGTCGCCGAAAACCGCGGCGCCGAGCGCAGTCCGGTCGATGCCGGCGGGCCCGGTGGTGCCGGGGAACGCCGCCTCGATCGCGGGGAGCAGCGCGCCGCCCGGACCTTGCAGCTTGTGCACCTCGGCATCGGCATCGAAGACGGGAACGCAGGCGTCACGAAACATCGCCGCGACGGTCGACTTGCCCATGCCGATCGAGCCGGTCAGGCCCAGTTTCATCATGCGGTCAGGCGCTGCCGCAGCTCGGCATCGCGATCACGCGGCGGCGCGGCGCCGAAGCACAGCTCGAACGCCGCCGCCGCCTGGCCGATCAGCATCTCCAGCCCGTCGATCGTCGCCAGGTCGCGCGCGCGGGCGGCGGCGAGCAGCTCGGTCTCGAGCGGTGCATAAACGATGTCGTACACGACCGCGTGGAGGGGCAGGGGGTCGAGGTCGAGACGAAGCGGCGGCTGTCCGATCATGCCGAGCGGGCTGGCATTGACGACGAGATCGGCGGGCGGCAGCGGCGCGGCGAAGTCGACGACGTCGCCCTTCAGCCCGAACTGCGCGAGCAGTCCTGCGCCTTTCAGCGGATTGCGCGCCATCAGCGTCACCGATCCGATGCCGATGCGGGAAAGCGCGAACAGGATTGCGCGAGCGGCGCCCCCCGCGCCGATCACCACCGCATGGCCGCCGGCCAGGTCGGTGTCGGCCAGCGGTGCATAGAAGCCCGCCGCATCGGTGTTGGTGCCGACCAGCTTGCCGTCGTCATCCCGAAACACGGTGTTGATCGCGCCGATCGACGCGCGAACATCGCCCGGATCGGGTACATGGTCGAGCGCGGCTTCCTTGTGCGGGATCGTCACGTTGCACCCGCGCCAGTCTGGATCTTGCGCCCGCTCCGCGAAGAAGGCGCCGAGACCATCGGCCGGCACCTGGGTACGGCCATATTCGCCCTCGATGCCGAGCGCGTCCAGCCAGAAGCCGTGGATCATCGGCGACTTGGAGTGCTCGATCGGATCGCCGATCACTTCCGCGCGCATCATGACGCCATCACCCCGCGGGTCCGCAGATAGCCCAGCAGCGGCAACAGCGGCAGGCCGAGCACGGTGAAATGGCTCCCCTCCACGCGGCTGAACAGCTGCACGCCCGGTCCCTCGATCCGGTAGCAGCCGACGCAACCCGAAATCGCCGGCCACTCGGCGTCGAGATAGGCGTCGATGAACGCGGGCGAGAGCGGGCGGACATGCATCCGCGCGCGCTCGACATGGCGCCACACTGGCTGCCGCCCCTCGACGATCACCGCCGCGCTCCAGAGTTCGTGGACGCTGCCCGACATCGCCGACAGATGCTCGGCGGCATCGTCGCGGCTGACCGGCTTGTCGAGCAATCGCCCGTCGGCCAGCGCGACGATGGAATCGCAGCCCAGCACCAGCCCCGGCACACCGAGCGTCCCCACCTTGGTCGCCTTGAGCTCGGCCAGCGCATCCGCGGTATCTCGCGGGCTCATCGCCTGCGCCGCGAAGCTCGCCTTGGCGGCGTCCTCGTCGACCAGGGCCGCGACCGCTTCGAACGGGACGCCCGCATCGGTCAGCATCGCGCGCCGGCTGGCACTCTGGGAAGCGAGCGTCAGCCTCATTTG
This is a stretch of genomic DNA from Sphingomonas sp. Y38-1Y. It encodes these proteins:
- a CDS encoding shikimate dehydrogenase produces the protein MMRAEVIGDPIEHSKSPMIHGFWLDALGIEGEYGRTQVPADGLGAFFAERAQDPDWRGCNVTIPHKEAALDHVPDPGDVRASIGAINTVFRDDDGKLVGTNTDAAGFYAPLADTDLAGGHAVVIGAGGAARAILFALSRIGIGSVTLMARNPLKGAGLLAQFGLKGDVVDFAAPLPPADLVVNASPLGMIGQPPLRLDLDPLPLHAVVYDIVYAPLETELLAAARARDLATIDGLEMLIGQAAAAFELCFGAAPPRDRDAELRQRLTA
- a CDS encoding nucleoside triphosphate pyrophosphatase, which translates into the protein MRLTLASQSASRRAMLTDAGVPFEAVAALVDEDAAKASFAAQAMSPRDTADALAELKATKVGTLGVPGLVLGCDSIVALADGRLLDKPVSRDDAAEHLSAMSGSVHELWSAAVIVEGRQPVWRHVERARMHVRPLSPAFIDAYLDAEWPAISGCVGCYRIEGPGVQLFSRVEGSHFTVLGLPLLPLLGYLRTRGVMAS